From Anopheles arabiensis isolate DONGOLA chromosome 3, AaraD3, whole genome shotgun sequence, a single genomic window includes:
- the LOC120903370 gene encoding zinc finger protein 271-like, whose translation MESFEICRVCMEEVKHVWPLFEHCGKIPPELTPATLISECAGIAIDPNDGLPDLVCDSCLEAMAIAYTIRQKCISSDRKLRKILLRSNACSVPQEVKQQEHSTDETVESDRETESCEANAVSESLANEKESSGADEDSTSENAIEIALKEELSPAYFDEEYLIEATYTEQPEDGDGAEQQIAEDESNDEKLELADLEQYPQHGVEKLFTCEVCEKRFTTKGNMKAHALLHSNHKPFSCELCGATFAKKHNYNMHTMRHAGNRTHPCPVCEKSFVCAVNLKNHMRIHWSVKPFQCDYCSREFCHRTDKARHEVSHTGEYPYGCEKCQRKFSRNTSLTKHLVKCNGSKSKHPNWKRKSKIEQHTE comes from the coding sequence ATGGAATCGTTCGAAATTTGCCGAGTTTGCATGGAAGAAGTTAAACACGTTTGGCCATTGTTTGAGCACTGCGGCAAGATCCCACCGGAGCTAACGCCAGCGACGCTAATCAGCGAATGCGCGGGTATTGCAATCGACCCAAACGATGGACTGCCCGACTTGGTGTGCGATAGTTGTCTTGAAGCGATGGCGATAGCTTACACTATCAGGCAGAAATGTATTTCCTCGGACAGAAAGCTCCGGAAAATACTGCTCCGCAGTAACGCTTGCAGTGTGCCACAAGAGGTGAAACAGCAGGAACATTCGACAGACGAAACCGTGGAAAGTGATCGAGAGACCGAATCATGCGAGGCAAACGCAGTCAGTGAAAGTTTGGCGAATGAAAAGGAGTCTAGTGGGGCGGACGAGGACTCAACATCAGAAAACGCTATCGAAATTGCGTTAAAGGAAGAATTATCTCCTGCGTACTTTGACGAGGAATACCTAATCGAAGCTACTTACACAGAGCAGCCCGAAGATGGTGACGGTGCAGAGCAACAAATCGCGGAAGATGAATCTAATGATGAGAAGCTTGAATTAGCAGATCTCGAACAATATCCACAGCACGGTGTGGAGAAACTGTTTACCTGCGAAGTTTGCGAGAAGCGTTTCACGACCAAGGGCAATATGAAAGCTCATGCGCTGCTGCACAGCAACCACAAACCGTTTAGCTGTGAGCTGTGCGGGGCAACGTTTGCCAAAAAGCATAACTACAACATGCACACGATGCGTCACGCCGGCAATCGAACCCACCCGTGTCCGGTGTGTGAAAAGTCGTTCGTGTGTGCGGTGAATTTGAAGAACCACATGCGCATACACTGGAGCGTAAAGCCGTTTCAGTGTGATTACTGTAGCAGAGAGTTTTGTCACCGAACGGATAAGGCACGCCATGAAGTTTCGCACACCGGCGAATATCCTTATGGGTGTGAGAAATGCCAGCGCAAGTTTTCCCGAAATACGAGCCTTACCAAACATCTGGTAAAATGCAACGGATCGAAATCGAAACATCCCAATTGGAAAAGAAAGtcaaaaatagaacaacataccgaataa
- the LOC120903368 gene encoding choline/ethanolamine kinase isoform X1 — MNNLIAKQKRPDPVAESLKQLLKANSPTEMRDIAARICRDYLTGAWKTISADELQLKRISGGLSNFLYYVSLPEHHYYGNNNNNNGGKKSHPNSRRGSFATDHHTVTKTATKARNGSKRARKDSGASLLEPKEVLLRIYGQTHGEHALETMLTESVVFTLLSERKLGPKLHGIFPGGRIEQYIPARALLTAELSDAKISLKVAEKMAAIHSMDIPVSKEPDWIWNTMARWLKGIAGTLETMERDRANGNVKKAGGIGDQSGEEANIITTMDLAGEVEWLRSVIESEDFPVVFCHNDLQEGNILLRQDYPTVSEPSFRECTTLDNFDESAQLDSHFSSILISNGGVVSSNESVSPSDGNIGLNRSSRKRSLDHDSMENDLDNTRDSVLSGNSQALSDANSSTDGEPELMIIDFEYCAYNYRGFDLANHFLEWTFDYTNTQSPYFYHKLDQYPTAEQQEKFITQYLSHLSPPMEDGLEIGDRDDSAEEEERSKYGSLTGSVSEEEVEQVRREVQCFTMASHLFWSLWAIVNVYQEIEFGYMEYAVCRLKQYQQAKQCYIETTMPNGGNGCPGEQTPPVDPEK; from the exons ATGAATAACCTGATTGCGAAG CAGAAGCGTCCCGATCCCGTGGCGGAATCACTGAAGCAGTTATTGAAG GCCAACTCTCCCACGGAGATGCGGGACATTGCGGCTCGTATCTGTCGGGACTATCTGACCGGTGCCTGGAAGACGATATCGGCCGACGAGCTGCAGCTGAAGCGCATCAGCGGTGGACTCTCCAACTTCCTCTACTACGTCAGCCTGCCGGAGCATCATTATtacggcaacaacaacaacaacaatggtgGCAAGAAATCGCATCCAAACTCACGGCGAGGCTCGTTCGCAACGGATCACCATACCGTGACAAAGACGGCAACAAAGGCACGAAATGGAAGCAAGCGGGCACGAAAGGATAGTGGCGCCAGTTTGCTAGAACCGAAGGAG GTGCTGCTAAGAATTTACGGTCAAACGCACGGGGAACATGCGCTGGAAACGATGCTCACCGAATCGGTCGTGTTTACGCTGCTGAGCGAGCGCAAGCTTGGCCCGAAACTGCACGGCATCTTTCCGGGCGGCCGCATCGAACAGTACATACCGGCCCGGGCCCTGCTGACGGCGGAGCTGAGCGATGCAAAGATATCGCTAAAGGTAGCGGAAAAGATGGCCGCCATCCACAGTATGGACATACCGGTGTCGAAGGAACCGGACTGGATCTGGAACACGATGGCCCGGTGGCTGAAGGGCATTGCCGGAACGCTGGAAACGATGGAGCGCGATCGGGCGAACGGCAACGTGAAGAAGGCCGGTGGTATCGGGGATCAGTCGGGGGAAGAAGCAAACATCATTACCACGATGGATCTGGCGGGTGAGGTCGAGTGGTTGCGATCGGTAATTGAGAGCGAAGACTTTCCGGTCGTCTTTTGTCACAACGATTTGCAGGAGGGCAACATACTGCTGCGACAGGATTATCCCACAGTGAGCGAACCTAGCTTCCGCGAATG CACAACTTTGGACAATTTCGATGAATCGGCCCAGCTCGATTCACACTTCAGCAGCATCCTAATATCGAACGGCGGTGTGGTTTCTAGCAATGAATCGGTATCTCCATCCGATGGCAACATTGGTCTCAATCGCAGCTCGAG AAAGCGATCGCTGGATCACGATTCGATGGAGAACGATCTGGACAATACGCGCGATTCGGTGCTAAGTGGCAACTCGCAAGCCCTGTCGGACGCAAACTCTTCCACGGACGGCGAGCCGGAACTGATGATCATTGACTTCGAGTACTGTGCCTACAACTATCGCGGGTTCGATCTGGCCAACCACTTCCTCGAGTGGACGTTCGACTACACCAACACGCAGTCGCCCTACTTCTACCACAAGCTGGACCAGTACCCTACCGCCGAACAGCAG GAAAAGTTCATCACGCAGTACCTGAGCCACTTGTCGCCACCGATGGAGGATGGGCTGGAGATTGGCGACCGTGATGATTCGGCCGAAGAGGAGGAACGCTCCAAGTACGGTTCGCTGACGGGCAGCGTTTCGGAGGAAGAGGTCGAGCAGGTGCGCCGGGAAGTGCAGTGCTTCACCATGGCGTCCCATCTGTTCTGGAGCCTGTGGGCCATCGTGAACGTGTATCAAGAGATCGAGTTTGGCTACATG GAGTACGCCGTTTGCCGACTAAAGCAGTACCAACAGGCCAAACAGTGCTACATCGAAACGACGATGCCCAACGGCGGGAACGGTTGTCCGGGCGAGCAGACACCACCGGTCGATCCGGAGAAATGA
- the LOC120903368 gene encoding choline/ethanolamine kinase isoform X5: protein MNNLIAKQKRPDPVAESLKQLLKANSPTEMRDIAARICRDYLTGAWKTISADELQLKRISGGLSNFLYYVSLPEHHYYGNNNNNNGGKKSHPNSRRGSFATDHHTVTKTATKARNGSKRARKDSGASLLEPKEVLLRIYGQTHGEHALETMLTESVVFTLLSERKLGPKLHGIFPGGRIEQYIPARALLTAELSDAKISLKVAEKMAAIHSMDIPVSKEPDWIWNTMARWLKGIAGTLETMERDRANGNVKKAGGIGDQSGEEANIITTMDLAGEVEWLRSVIESEDFPVVFCHNDLQEGNILLRQDYPTVSEPSFRECTTLDNFDESAQLDSHFSSILISNGGVVSSNESVSPSDGNIGLNRSSRKRSLDHDSMENDLDNTRDSVLSGNSQALSDANSSTDGEPELMIIDFEYCAYNYRGFDLANHFLEWTFDYTNTQSPYFYHKLDQYPTAEQQFSFSSTTLVRGACAG, encoded by the exons ATGAATAACCTGATTGCGAAG CAGAAGCGTCCCGATCCCGTGGCGGAATCACTGAAGCAGTTATTGAAG GCCAACTCTCCCACGGAGATGCGGGACATTGCGGCTCGTATCTGTCGGGACTATCTGACCGGTGCCTGGAAGACGATATCGGCCGACGAGCTGCAGCTGAAGCGCATCAGCGGTGGACTCTCCAACTTCCTCTACTACGTCAGCCTGCCGGAGCATCATTATtacggcaacaacaacaacaacaatggtgGCAAGAAATCGCATCCAAACTCACGGCGAGGCTCGTTCGCAACGGATCACCATACCGTGACAAAGACGGCAACAAAGGCACGAAATGGAAGCAAGCGGGCACGAAAGGATAGTGGCGCCAGTTTGCTAGAACCGAAGGAG GTGCTGCTAAGAATTTACGGTCAAACGCACGGGGAACATGCGCTGGAAACGATGCTCACCGAATCGGTCGTGTTTACGCTGCTGAGCGAGCGCAAGCTTGGCCCGAAACTGCACGGCATCTTTCCGGGCGGCCGCATCGAACAGTACATACCGGCCCGGGCCCTGCTGACGGCGGAGCTGAGCGATGCAAAGATATCGCTAAAGGTAGCGGAAAAGATGGCCGCCATCCACAGTATGGACATACCGGTGTCGAAGGAACCGGACTGGATCTGGAACACGATGGCCCGGTGGCTGAAGGGCATTGCCGGAACGCTGGAAACGATGGAGCGCGATCGGGCGAACGGCAACGTGAAGAAGGCCGGTGGTATCGGGGATCAGTCGGGGGAAGAAGCAAACATCATTACCACGATGGATCTGGCGGGTGAGGTCGAGTGGTTGCGATCGGTAATTGAGAGCGAAGACTTTCCGGTCGTCTTTTGTCACAACGATTTGCAGGAGGGCAACATACTGCTGCGACAGGATTATCCCACAGTGAGCGAACCTAGCTTCCGCGAATG CACAACTTTGGACAATTTCGATGAATCGGCCCAGCTCGATTCACACTTCAGCAGCATCCTAATATCGAACGGCGGTGTGGTTTCTAGCAATGAATCGGTATCTCCATCCGATGGCAACATTGGTCTCAATCGCAGCTCGAG AAAGCGATCGCTGGATCACGATTCGATGGAGAACGATCTGGACAATACGCGCGATTCGGTGCTAAGTGGCAACTCGCAAGCCCTGTCGGACGCAAACTCTTCCACGGACGGCGAGCCGGAACTGATGATCATTGACTTCGAGTACTGTGCCTACAACTATCGCGGGTTCGATCTGGCCAACCACTTCCTCGAGTGGACGTTCGACTACACCAACACGCAGTCGCCCTACTTCTACCACAAGCTGGACCAGTACCCTACCGCCGAACAGCAG TTCTCGTTCTCGTCCACCACACTGGTGCGTGGTGCGTGTGCGGGTTGA
- the LOC120903368 gene encoding choline/ethanolamine kinase isoform X2 — protein MNNLIAKKRPDPVAESLKQLLKANSPTEMRDIAARICRDYLTGAWKTISADELQLKRISGGLSNFLYYVSLPEHHYYGNNNNNNGGKKSHPNSRRGSFATDHHTVTKTATKARNGSKRARKDSGASLLEPKEVLLRIYGQTHGEHALETMLTESVVFTLLSERKLGPKLHGIFPGGRIEQYIPARALLTAELSDAKISLKVAEKMAAIHSMDIPVSKEPDWIWNTMARWLKGIAGTLETMERDRANGNVKKAGGIGDQSGEEANIITTMDLAGEVEWLRSVIESEDFPVVFCHNDLQEGNILLRQDYPTVSEPSFRECTTLDNFDESAQLDSHFSSILISNGGVVSSNESVSPSDGNIGLNRSSRKRSLDHDSMENDLDNTRDSVLSGNSQALSDANSSTDGEPELMIIDFEYCAYNYRGFDLANHFLEWTFDYTNTQSPYFYHKLDQYPTAEQQEKFITQYLSHLSPPMEDGLEIGDRDDSAEEEERSKYGSLTGSVSEEEVEQVRREVQCFTMASHLFWSLWAIVNVYQEIEFGYMEYAVCRLKQYQQAKQCYIETTMPNGGNGCPGEQTPPVDPEK, from the exons ATGAATAACCTGATTGCGAAG AAGCGTCCCGATCCCGTGGCGGAATCACTGAAGCAGTTATTGAAG GCCAACTCTCCCACGGAGATGCGGGACATTGCGGCTCGTATCTGTCGGGACTATCTGACCGGTGCCTGGAAGACGATATCGGCCGACGAGCTGCAGCTGAAGCGCATCAGCGGTGGACTCTCCAACTTCCTCTACTACGTCAGCCTGCCGGAGCATCATTATtacggcaacaacaacaacaacaatggtgGCAAGAAATCGCATCCAAACTCACGGCGAGGCTCGTTCGCAACGGATCACCATACCGTGACAAAGACGGCAACAAAGGCACGAAATGGAAGCAAGCGGGCACGAAAGGATAGTGGCGCCAGTTTGCTAGAACCGAAGGAG GTGCTGCTAAGAATTTACGGTCAAACGCACGGGGAACATGCGCTGGAAACGATGCTCACCGAATCGGTCGTGTTTACGCTGCTGAGCGAGCGCAAGCTTGGCCCGAAACTGCACGGCATCTTTCCGGGCGGCCGCATCGAACAGTACATACCGGCCCGGGCCCTGCTGACGGCGGAGCTGAGCGATGCAAAGATATCGCTAAAGGTAGCGGAAAAGATGGCCGCCATCCACAGTATGGACATACCGGTGTCGAAGGAACCGGACTGGATCTGGAACACGATGGCCCGGTGGCTGAAGGGCATTGCCGGAACGCTGGAAACGATGGAGCGCGATCGGGCGAACGGCAACGTGAAGAAGGCCGGTGGTATCGGGGATCAGTCGGGGGAAGAAGCAAACATCATTACCACGATGGATCTGGCGGGTGAGGTCGAGTGGTTGCGATCGGTAATTGAGAGCGAAGACTTTCCGGTCGTCTTTTGTCACAACGATTTGCAGGAGGGCAACATACTGCTGCGACAGGATTATCCCACAGTGAGCGAACCTAGCTTCCGCGAATG CACAACTTTGGACAATTTCGATGAATCGGCCCAGCTCGATTCACACTTCAGCAGCATCCTAATATCGAACGGCGGTGTGGTTTCTAGCAATGAATCGGTATCTCCATCCGATGGCAACATTGGTCTCAATCGCAGCTCGAG AAAGCGATCGCTGGATCACGATTCGATGGAGAACGATCTGGACAATACGCGCGATTCGGTGCTAAGTGGCAACTCGCAAGCCCTGTCGGACGCAAACTCTTCCACGGACGGCGAGCCGGAACTGATGATCATTGACTTCGAGTACTGTGCCTACAACTATCGCGGGTTCGATCTGGCCAACCACTTCCTCGAGTGGACGTTCGACTACACCAACACGCAGTCGCCCTACTTCTACCACAAGCTGGACCAGTACCCTACCGCCGAACAGCAG GAAAAGTTCATCACGCAGTACCTGAGCCACTTGTCGCCACCGATGGAGGATGGGCTGGAGATTGGCGACCGTGATGATTCGGCCGAAGAGGAGGAACGCTCCAAGTACGGTTCGCTGACGGGCAGCGTTTCGGAGGAAGAGGTCGAGCAGGTGCGCCGGGAAGTGCAGTGCTTCACCATGGCGTCCCATCTGTTCTGGAGCCTGTGGGCCATCGTGAACGTGTATCAAGAGATCGAGTTTGGCTACATG GAGTACGCCGTTTGCCGACTAAAGCAGTACCAACAGGCCAAACAGTGCTACATCGAAACGACGATGCCCAACGGCGGGAACGGTTGTCCGGGCGAGCAGACACCACCGGTCGATCCGGAGAAATGA
- the LOC120903368 gene encoding choline/ethanolamine kinase isoform X3 — MNNLIAKANSPTEMRDIAARICRDYLTGAWKTISADELQLKRISGGLSNFLYYVSLPEHHYYGNNNNNNGGKKSHPNSRRGSFATDHHTVTKTATKARNGSKRARKDSGASLLEPKEVLLRIYGQTHGEHALETMLTESVVFTLLSERKLGPKLHGIFPGGRIEQYIPARALLTAELSDAKISLKVAEKMAAIHSMDIPVSKEPDWIWNTMARWLKGIAGTLETMERDRANGNVKKAGGIGDQSGEEANIITTMDLAGEVEWLRSVIESEDFPVVFCHNDLQEGNILLRQDYPTVSEPSFRECTTLDNFDESAQLDSHFSSILISNGGVVSSNESVSPSDGNIGLNRSSRKRSLDHDSMENDLDNTRDSVLSGNSQALSDANSSTDGEPELMIIDFEYCAYNYRGFDLANHFLEWTFDYTNTQSPYFYHKLDQYPTAEQQEKFITQYLSHLSPPMEDGLEIGDRDDSAEEEERSKYGSLTGSVSEEEVEQVRREVQCFTMASHLFWSLWAIVNVYQEIEFGYMEYAVCRLKQYQQAKQCYIETTMPNGGNGCPGEQTPPVDPEK, encoded by the exons ATGAATAACCTGATTGCGAAG GCCAACTCTCCCACGGAGATGCGGGACATTGCGGCTCGTATCTGTCGGGACTATCTGACCGGTGCCTGGAAGACGATATCGGCCGACGAGCTGCAGCTGAAGCGCATCAGCGGTGGACTCTCCAACTTCCTCTACTACGTCAGCCTGCCGGAGCATCATTATtacggcaacaacaacaacaacaatggtgGCAAGAAATCGCATCCAAACTCACGGCGAGGCTCGTTCGCAACGGATCACCATACCGTGACAAAGACGGCAACAAAGGCACGAAATGGAAGCAAGCGGGCACGAAAGGATAGTGGCGCCAGTTTGCTAGAACCGAAGGAG GTGCTGCTAAGAATTTACGGTCAAACGCACGGGGAACATGCGCTGGAAACGATGCTCACCGAATCGGTCGTGTTTACGCTGCTGAGCGAGCGCAAGCTTGGCCCGAAACTGCACGGCATCTTTCCGGGCGGCCGCATCGAACAGTACATACCGGCCCGGGCCCTGCTGACGGCGGAGCTGAGCGATGCAAAGATATCGCTAAAGGTAGCGGAAAAGATGGCCGCCATCCACAGTATGGACATACCGGTGTCGAAGGAACCGGACTGGATCTGGAACACGATGGCCCGGTGGCTGAAGGGCATTGCCGGAACGCTGGAAACGATGGAGCGCGATCGGGCGAACGGCAACGTGAAGAAGGCCGGTGGTATCGGGGATCAGTCGGGGGAAGAAGCAAACATCATTACCACGATGGATCTGGCGGGTGAGGTCGAGTGGTTGCGATCGGTAATTGAGAGCGAAGACTTTCCGGTCGTCTTTTGTCACAACGATTTGCAGGAGGGCAACATACTGCTGCGACAGGATTATCCCACAGTGAGCGAACCTAGCTTCCGCGAATG CACAACTTTGGACAATTTCGATGAATCGGCCCAGCTCGATTCACACTTCAGCAGCATCCTAATATCGAACGGCGGTGTGGTTTCTAGCAATGAATCGGTATCTCCATCCGATGGCAACATTGGTCTCAATCGCAGCTCGAG AAAGCGATCGCTGGATCACGATTCGATGGAGAACGATCTGGACAATACGCGCGATTCGGTGCTAAGTGGCAACTCGCAAGCCCTGTCGGACGCAAACTCTTCCACGGACGGCGAGCCGGAACTGATGATCATTGACTTCGAGTACTGTGCCTACAACTATCGCGGGTTCGATCTGGCCAACCACTTCCTCGAGTGGACGTTCGACTACACCAACACGCAGTCGCCCTACTTCTACCACAAGCTGGACCAGTACCCTACCGCCGAACAGCAG GAAAAGTTCATCACGCAGTACCTGAGCCACTTGTCGCCACCGATGGAGGATGGGCTGGAGATTGGCGACCGTGATGATTCGGCCGAAGAGGAGGAACGCTCCAAGTACGGTTCGCTGACGGGCAGCGTTTCGGAGGAAGAGGTCGAGCAGGTGCGCCGGGAAGTGCAGTGCTTCACCATGGCGTCCCATCTGTTCTGGAGCCTGTGGGCCATCGTGAACGTGTATCAAGAGATCGAGTTTGGCTACATG GAGTACGCCGTTTGCCGACTAAAGCAGTACCAACAGGCCAAACAGTGCTACATCGAAACGACGATGCCCAACGGCGGGAACGGTTGTCCGGGCGAGCAGACACCACCGGTCGATCCGGAGAAATGA
- the LOC120903368 gene encoding choline/ethanolamine kinase isoform X4, with protein sequence MRDIAARICRDYLTGAWKTISADELQLKRISGGLSNFLYYVSLPEHHYYGNNNNNNGGKKSHPNSRRGSFATDHHTVTKTATKARNGSKRARKDSGASLLEPKEVLLRIYGQTHGEHALETMLTESVVFTLLSERKLGPKLHGIFPGGRIEQYIPARALLTAELSDAKISLKVAEKMAAIHSMDIPVSKEPDWIWNTMARWLKGIAGTLETMERDRANGNVKKAGGIGDQSGEEANIITTMDLAGEVEWLRSVIESEDFPVVFCHNDLQEGNILLRQDYPTVSEPSFRECTTLDNFDESAQLDSHFSSILISNGGVVSSNESVSPSDGNIGLNRSSRKRSLDHDSMENDLDNTRDSVLSGNSQALSDANSSTDGEPELMIIDFEYCAYNYRGFDLANHFLEWTFDYTNTQSPYFYHKLDQYPTAEQQEKFITQYLSHLSPPMEDGLEIGDRDDSAEEEERSKYGSLTGSVSEEEVEQVRREVQCFTMASHLFWSLWAIVNVYQEIEFGYMEYAVCRLKQYQQAKQCYIETTMPNGGNGCPGEQTPPVDPEK encoded by the exons ATGCGGGACATTGCGGCTCGTATCTGTCGGGACTATCTGACCGGTGCCTGGAAGACGATATCGGCCGACGAGCTGCAGCTGAAGCGCATCAGCGGTGGACTCTCCAACTTCCTCTACTACGTCAGCCTGCCGGAGCATCATTATtacggcaacaacaacaacaacaatggtgGCAAGAAATCGCATCCAAACTCACGGCGAGGCTCGTTCGCAACGGATCACCATACCGTGACAAAGACGGCAACAAAGGCACGAAATGGAAGCAAGCGGGCACGAAAGGATAGTGGCGCCAGTTTGCTAGAACCGAAGGAG GTGCTGCTAAGAATTTACGGTCAAACGCACGGGGAACATGCGCTGGAAACGATGCTCACCGAATCGGTCGTGTTTACGCTGCTGAGCGAGCGCAAGCTTGGCCCGAAACTGCACGGCATCTTTCCGGGCGGCCGCATCGAACAGTACATACCGGCCCGGGCCCTGCTGACGGCGGAGCTGAGCGATGCAAAGATATCGCTAAAGGTAGCGGAAAAGATGGCCGCCATCCACAGTATGGACATACCGGTGTCGAAGGAACCGGACTGGATCTGGAACACGATGGCCCGGTGGCTGAAGGGCATTGCCGGAACGCTGGAAACGATGGAGCGCGATCGGGCGAACGGCAACGTGAAGAAGGCCGGTGGTATCGGGGATCAGTCGGGGGAAGAAGCAAACATCATTACCACGATGGATCTGGCGGGTGAGGTCGAGTGGTTGCGATCGGTAATTGAGAGCGAAGACTTTCCGGTCGTCTTTTGTCACAACGATTTGCAGGAGGGCAACATACTGCTGCGACAGGATTATCCCACAGTGAGCGAACCTAGCTTCCGCGAATG CACAACTTTGGACAATTTCGATGAATCGGCCCAGCTCGATTCACACTTCAGCAGCATCCTAATATCGAACGGCGGTGTGGTTTCTAGCAATGAATCGGTATCTCCATCCGATGGCAACATTGGTCTCAATCGCAGCTCGAG AAAGCGATCGCTGGATCACGATTCGATGGAGAACGATCTGGACAATACGCGCGATTCGGTGCTAAGTGGCAACTCGCAAGCCCTGTCGGACGCAAACTCTTCCACGGACGGCGAGCCGGAACTGATGATCATTGACTTCGAGTACTGTGCCTACAACTATCGCGGGTTCGATCTGGCCAACCACTTCCTCGAGTGGACGTTCGACTACACCAACACGCAGTCGCCCTACTTCTACCACAAGCTGGACCAGTACCCTACCGCCGAACAGCAG GAAAAGTTCATCACGCAGTACCTGAGCCACTTGTCGCCACCGATGGAGGATGGGCTGGAGATTGGCGACCGTGATGATTCGGCCGAAGAGGAGGAACGCTCCAAGTACGGTTCGCTGACGGGCAGCGTTTCGGAGGAAGAGGTCGAGCAGGTGCGCCGGGAAGTGCAGTGCTTCACCATGGCGTCCCATCTGTTCTGGAGCCTGTGGGCCATCGTGAACGTGTATCAAGAGATCGAGTTTGGCTACATG GAGTACGCCGTTTGCCGACTAAAGCAGTACCAACAGGCCAAACAGTGCTACATCGAAACGACGATGCCCAACGGCGGGAACGGTTGTCCGGGCGAGCAGACACCACCGGTCGATCCGGAGAAATGA